The Henckelia pumila isolate YLH828 chromosome 2, ASM3356847v2, whole genome shotgun sequence genome includes a window with the following:
- the LOC140877718 gene encoding uncharacterized protein has translation MEQLVTAAVEKAMAARAANLPPPPPDQNAQLEEIKKLKEEMVLLKKKQSGYLAMPVQNIPFSANLLESELPKNFKFPHVGEYDGKGDPEEHLSHFENAALLHKYSDPIKCRVFLNTLIGPAQQCALALEVPTATTDLLISAFTQGLATGDFLKSLIKKPPSTYDELLARAEKYVNLEEIQVSRSNGWTDKPLSPKNIKTPNTPRRAGPVPRPDLLGQFTSFTPLRMSKTRALQICEEKQLVQRPPWIEHGPRRPKSDKYWNFHNEYGHNTNDCRQLEHEIERIIQQNLGIKDIIAKQNGGYQSNKRGRDGSEHIGPRPKPEPPRGNFQRPNSNQPGNNQGPPPPARGVINFISGGPTDGDSNRARKMSSRKLSNMEIADQVVQTGPTLSFGPSDLKGLSDTTHNDALVIRALVANYDVTRIFVDSGSSINVLFQETINQMDLGEYKVEPVETSLFGFTGHAIRPTGLINLPLTLSKDHTSKTRIVSFVIVDAPSA, from the exons ATGGAGCAACTAGTTACGGCCGCTGTTGAAAAAGCTATGGCTGCAAGGGCGGCCAATCTCCCTCCCCCACCACCAGATCAGAACGCGCAATTAGAGGAGatcaagaaattgaaagaagagATGGTGCTTTTGAAGAAGAAACAATCCGGATATCTAGCCATGCCAGTCCAGAATATTCCCTTCTCTGCCAATTTACTGGAGTCCGAACTCCCCAAAAACTTTAAGTTCCCACATGTGGGAGAATATGATGGAAAAGGAGACCCAGAAGAGCACTTGTCCCATTTCGAGAATGCTGCACTGCTGCACAAATATTCTGACCCGATCAAGTGCCGAGTCTTCCTCAATACCCTGATTGGGCCAGCGCAGCAATG TGCTTTGGCCCTTGAAGTGCCTACCGCTACTACTGATCTGCTCATCAGCGCTTTCACCCAAGGACTCGCTACGGGGGATTTTCTTAAATCTTTGATAAAAAAACCACCATCTACTTACGATGAGTTGCTTGCTCGGGCGGAAAAATATGTGAATCTAGAAGAGATACAAGTTTCCCGGTCGAATGGGTGGACGGACAAGCCCTTGAGTCCAAAGAATATTAAAACTCCTAACACGCCTCGGAGAGCGGGACCAGTTCCTCGACCCGATCTGCTTGGACAATTCACCTCTTTCACCCCTCTAAGGATGAGCAAGACTCGAGCCCTCCAGATATGCGAAGAAAAACAACTTGTACAAAGGCCCCCGTGGATTGAGCATGGGCCTCGCAGGCCAAAATCAGACAAATACTGGAACTTTCATAATGAGTATGGGCATAACACCAACGACTGTCGACAATTAGAACATGAAATTGAGAGGATAATCCAACAGAATCTAGGGATAAAGGACATCATAGCAAAGCAAAATGGAGGATATCAGTCGAACAAAAGGGGTCGGGATGGTTCCGAGCATATAGGACCAAGACCAAAGCCCGAGCCACCTCGTGGCAACTTTCAACGCCCGAACTCAAACCAACCTGGTAACAATCAGGGGCCACCCCCACCCGCGAGAGGAGTTATTAATTTTATCTCTGGAGGACCAACAGATGGAGATTCCAATAGGGCAAGGAAAATGAGCAGTCGCAAATTAAGCAACATGGAGATCGCCGACCAGGTGGTTCAGACAGGCCCGACCCTCTCCTTTGGTCCGAGTGATCTTAAAGGCTTATCAGATACTACTCATAATGACGCGTTGGTTATTCGAGCTCTGGTCGCTAATTACGACGTGACTCGGATTTTTGTGGATTCTGGAAGCTCGATCAATGTACTATTCCAAGAGACCATAAATCAGATGGATCTGGGAGAATATAAGGTAGAACCGGTAGAGACGTCGTTGTTTGGATTCACGGGTCATGCCATTCGACCCACTGGACTAATCAATTTGCCACTCACTTTGAGTAAAGACCATACAAGCAAAACACGGATTGTTAGCTTTGTTATCGTGGATGCACCGTCAGCATAA